AGGCGGAGGATGCCGCGCAGGAGGCATTCGTGAACGCCTTCTACGCGCTCGGCCGTTTCCACGCCGGCGCGCCGTTCAAGCCCTGGCTGTGCCGGATCGTCGCCAACGAAGCGCGTAATCGCCGGACGTCGGCCCGTCGGCGGACCGTCATGGCCGAGCGCGCCTTGGTCGCCCAATCCTCGGGGGACTCGGCCCAGTCCCCCGAGGCCGCGGCCGAGGCGAACGAGTTTCGCTCCACCCTGGTGGCGACCTTGAAGACGCTGCGCGAAGATGATCGCCTCATCCTTGCCTACCGGCTCTTCTTCGATCTGT
Above is a window of Candidatus Dormiibacterota bacterium DNA encoding:
- a CDS encoding sigma-70 family RNA polymerase sigma factor yields the protein MEGRPLDDIALVERARHGDVNAYEALVQQYQQLAFRVAYQVTGDAAEAEDAAQEAFVNAFYALGRFHAGAPFKPWLCRIVANEARNRRTSARRRTVMAERALVAQSSGDSAQSPEAAAEANEFRSTLVATLKTLREDDRLILAYRLFFDLSEAEMAEALDCPRGTVKSRLSRALARLRAALPADIRMPVAGGETDG